The Candidatus Thermoplasmatota archaeon DNA segment TCGAGGTAGTCCGATTCGCAGTTGAGGAGGTCCGCGAGCAGTCGTGCGCGCTCCAGCGCTCCCTCGTCCGGCGCAAGAACGAAATCGATGCTGAGGTTCTTCAGATGACCCGCCAAGGTCGGTGCGGCGGACAGCTCGTTCCACCTGACGTCAAAGTACCTGGAGGCCCGTTCGCTGTGCGCGTCGACCGTGTACATCTCGCTCGCGCCCATCTGGATGAGGTTCGCCAAGGCGCGTACGCTCACCCCCTCACCCTTGAGGAAGGCCTTGTCCTGCCGCGCGTAGCCGAGGTAGGGGATGACGACGCGCAGGCTGTTCACGTTGAGGTCCGCGAGTGCGTCCTGCCAGAGGAAAAGCTCCACGATGTTCCTGTCGGGATAGGCGCTCTGAACGAGGACGACATCCTCCTCGGTGACGTCATCGACGATGCGGACGTAGGCCTCGTCGTCCGGGAACCGCTTGACCTCGGTCGCGACCAGGTCCGCGCGGAGCTCCCCAGCCAATCTCCCAGCAAGATCCAATGAAGCTGACCCTCCGATTATCTTCATGTATGTCGGGAAGGGTCTGCGATATATTTCTCTTTCGAGGATGGGCGTGAAGGTTTTAAATAGGGGGGTGTTTGTCATTCAATAGCACGAGTGGTAAGGCATGCCAGAACTCGAAGATGCAATGGATTTCCTGAAGAAGTACAGGGGGTATTTCCTTCTTCTCGAGTTCATACTTCTCCTTACGGGTATCAATCTCGTCATACTACCGCAGAAGGTCGTCTGGCTCGAGTACGTCGGCGTGGTCCTGTTCCTCTCGGGGGTCGCGCTGCTCGTGCTCACGTTCATGCCGGAGGAGGGTGAGGAGAAACCCCGCGAGAAGGCCCTGGCGCGCAGGATCGTCGAGTTCTTCTCCGTCCGGCTCAAGCTGAAGCCCATCTTCCCTGTCCTCGGAATCGTCGTGTTCGCGCTCGACTTCGCCTACAACCTGCTCGTCTTCGGCAGCTTGTCCCTTGGCACGCACGATTACATGCTCCTGCTCTTCGGCGGGGCCCTGGTGGCGTACAACTTCGTTCCTGAGAGGTACGGGCGGGAGAGGGACTTCTTCCTGATGTTCTCCGGCGTGCTAGTGCTGATCCTGATCGTCCCGCTGGTGCTGATGCGGATGCTCGAGGGGGACATGGATGCGAGCGTGAACGCGTACTCGGCGATATTCCTGGTGCCCGAGGTCAATGCCATCCTGAATCTGTTCGGTGTGCCCAGCAGCATCGGGGTGGTCGATGGCATTCCTTCCCTCACCTTCCCGCCAGAGCTCGGCCTGGATGAGCTTGCTGTCACGACCTCGTGCTCGGGCATCTACTCGTTCAGCATCTTCGCGTCGGCGTTCACGGCCTTCATCCTCACCGAGTACAGCAGGCCGAACTGGCGGGTGGGAGGTCTCCTGGTCCTCGGTTTCGTGAGCGCCTACGTTGCGAACCTGTTGAGGATCGTGATAGTCGTGCTCGTGGGCGTCTACGCGCCGGGCGACGACCCGATGCAGGCCCTGCTGCAGGCGCACTCCAACGCCGGCTGGATGATCTTCGTCCTGTGGATAACGCTCTTCTGGCTCATCATGTACAAGGTGCTGATGAAGGAGAAGTCCGCCGAGCCCGCGGTCGAGGAGACGAGGAAGCGCGGCACCTTGTGCGAGATATGCGGGGACGTGCTCTCGCCATCCGTCCCAGGTGTCAGATGCTCATGCGGGAGGTTCTACCATGCTGAGTGCCTCGAGGAGGCTGGGAGCTGTCCTGCTTGCGACACGGCGTACAGCAGTGATGAGGCAGAGTTGTCCGCTCAAACCGCTAGCGGTGCGAAAGGATTAAGTTGATTCTCAGGCTTCAGAGTTGGCGTGAAGGCGGTCATTCCCGCGGCGGGGTTGGGGACGAGGTTCTTGCCTGCCACGAAGGCGCAGCCGAAGGAGATGCTTCCCATCGTTGACAAGCCCGCCATTCAGTACGTGGTGGAGGAGGCTGTTGCCTCTGGATTTGAGAACATCCTCATAGTTACGGGACGAGGAAAAAGGGCGATCGAGGATCACTTCGACAGGTCTGTCGAACTCGAGGGGCATCTCTGGAGCGAGGACAAGATGGAGGAGTTCAGGAAAATCCAGGACATCGCAAGAATGGCTGAGATCCTATATGTGAGGCAGAAGGAACCCTTGGGATTGGGCCACGCGGTCCTATGCGCGAAGAACTACGTGGGCAATGAGCCGTTCGCGGTTCTTCTGGGAGACGACATTATGGTATGCGAGAACCCTTGCATCAAACAACTCCTGGACATCTTCAAGAGGGAAGGGAAGTCCGTCCTTGCAGTCGAGGATGTTCCACCTGAAAGGATGGTTCACTACGGAATGGTCGTTGGAGAACCTGTCGGGGAGGACGTCTTCGATATCACGGAAATCGTCGAGAAACCCTCTCTGGCGGACGTGAGGAGCTCCCTAGGAACTGTCGGAAGGTATGTCCTAGAACCCGAGATCTTCACACACATCGAGAAGACAAGGCCGGATTCAAGAAATGAGATTCAGCTTACCGATGCGATATCTTCGATGCTCAGCGAGAAGCAAGTGCTGGCGTGCAAGTTCCAAGGCAAGCGTTACGATATCGGAAGCAAGCTTGGATGGATTAAGGCCACGATCGAGCTGTCCTTGGAAAGAGAGGATTTGGGGCCCAAGCTGAATGCCTACCTGAAGGAGCTCGCACCACGGCTGTGAGCGGCGAAGGGGCCAGATCCCGGCAT contains these protein-coding regions:
- a CDS encoding archaeosortase/exosortase family protein, with amino-acid sequence MPELEDAMDFLKKYRGYFLLLEFILLLTGINLVILPQKVVWLEYVGVVLFLSGVALLVLTFMPEEGEEKPREKALARRIVEFFSVRLKLKPIFPVLGIVVFALDFAYNLLVFGSLSLGTHDYMLLLFGGALVAYNFVPERYGRERDFFLMFSGVLVLILIVPLVLMRMLEGDMDASVNAYSAIFLVPEVNAILNLFGVPSSIGVVDGIPSLTFPPELGLDELAVTTSCSGIYSFSIFASAFTAFILTEYSRPNWRVGGLLVLGFVSAYVANLLRIVIVVLVGVYAPGDDPMQALLQAHSNAGWMIFVLWITLFWLIMYKVLMKEKSAEPAVEETRKRGTLCEICGDVLSPSVPGVRCSCGRFYHAECLEEAGSCPACDTAYSSDEAELSAQTASGAKGLS
- the galU gene encoding UTP--glucose-1-phosphate uridylyltransferase GalU; its protein translation is MKAVIPAAGLGTRFLPATKAQPKEMLPIVDKPAIQYVVEEAVASGFENILIVTGRGKRAIEDHFDRSVELEGHLWSEDKMEEFRKIQDIARMAEILYVRQKEPLGLGHAVLCAKNYVGNEPFAVLLGDDIMVCENPCIKQLLDIFKREGKSVLAVEDVPPERMVHYGMVVGEPVGEDVFDITEIVEKPSLADVRSSLGTVGRYVLEPEIFTHIEKTRPDSRNEIQLTDAISSMLSEKQVLACKFQGKRYDIGSKLGWIKATIELSLEREDLGPKLNAYLKELAPRL
- a CDS encoding ribose-phosphate diphosphokinase produces the protein MKIIGGSASLDLAGRLAGELRADLVATEVKRFPDDEAYVRIVDDVTEEDVVLVQSAYPDRNIVELFLWQDALADLNVNSLRVVIPYLGYARQDKAFLKGEGVSVRALANLIQMGASEMYTVDAHSERASRYFDVRWNELSAAPTLAGHLKNLSIDFVLAPDEGALERARLLADLLNCESDYLEKKRIDSHTVEVSPKSLDAGGKVVAIVDDIISTGGTIVKATEQLREHGAKTVIAACTHGLFVGDALEKLGVCDEVFCTDTLMSPVSKVTVAGVIAEALGPQMD